A section of the Leminorella richardii genome encodes:
- the wecA gene encoding UDP-N-acetylglucosamine--undecaprenyl-phosphate N-acetylglucosaminephosphotransferase — translation MNALTVSSDIIIVFLFSLAFLFVARKVAKKIGLVDKPNYRKRHQGVIPLVGGISVYAGICLYLFINWKEIEQPGIYLTCAGILVVVGAIDDRFDISVKFRASVQALVAVSMMYFAGLYLHSLGYILGPFELVLGPFGYVVTLFAVWASINAFNMVDGIDGLLGGLACVTFGALGILLVMDGQSLLGYWCFAIIASIIPYLLLNLGAFGKRYKVFMGDAGSTLIGFTVIWILLQSTQGTGHPMNPVTALWVIAIPLVDMIAIMYRRLRKGMSPFSADRQHIHHLIMRAGFTSPQAFVLITLSAAILAAIGVIGEHLAFVPEWIMMALFLLVFLVYGFCIKRAWRVARLIKRVRRRMRRASKEQHIS, via the coding sequence GTGAATGCACTCACTGTGAGTAGCGATATTATTATCGTTTTTTTGTTTTCTCTGGCTTTCCTATTTGTCGCTCGCAAGGTGGCAAAAAAGATAGGGTTGGTTGATAAGCCTAATTATAGAAAACGCCATCAAGGGGTTATTCCTCTTGTTGGAGGAATTTCCGTTTATGCCGGGATTTGTTTATATCTTTTCATTAATTGGAAAGAGATAGAACAGCCCGGCATTTATCTTACCTGCGCCGGTATTTTGGTCGTTGTGGGCGCTATTGATGACCGGTTTGATATCAGCGTGAAGTTCAGAGCCTCTGTACAGGCGCTGGTTGCTGTTTCCATGATGTACTTTGCCGGTCTCTATCTTCACAGTCTGGGATATATTCTTGGGCCGTTTGAGCTGGTGCTTGGCCCCTTTGGCTACGTCGTCACGCTGTTTGCCGTTTGGGCTTCCATCAACGCCTTCAATATGGTTGACGGCATCGACGGCCTGCTGGGCGGGCTTGCCTGTGTGACCTTTGGCGCGCTGGGCATACTGCTGGTTATGGACGGTCAGTCGCTGTTGGGCTACTGGTGCTTTGCCATTATTGCCTCCATCATTCCCTATCTGCTGCTAAACCTCGGCGCTTTTGGTAAGCGCTACAAGGTGTTTATGGGCGATGCGGGCAGTACGCTGATTGGTTTTACCGTGATCTGGATTTTACTGCAGAGCACACAGGGAACCGGTCACCCAATGAATCCGGTTACCGCCCTTTGGGTTATCGCTATCCCTCTGGTTGATATGATAGCCATTATGTATCGCCGCCTGCGTAAGGGTATGAGCCCCTTCTCAGCCGATCGCCAGCACATTCACCATCTGATTATGCGCGCTGGGTTTACCTCTCCCCAAGCCTTTGTTTTGATCACGCTTTCGGCTGCGATTTTGGCGGCGATTGGCGTAATTGGTGAACATCTTGCATTCGTCCCTGAATGGATAATGATGGCACTATTCTTGCTTGTTTTTCTTGTGTACGGGTTTTGCATCAAGCGCGCCTGGCGGGTAGCACGTCTTATTAAACGCGTTAGGCGGCGGATGCGCAGAGCCAGTAAAGAGCAACATATTTCTTAA